The Herbaspirillum sp. RTI4 genome has a segment encoding these proteins:
- a CDS encoding sensor histidine kinase, with translation MTPLSSVFTDALPLTPEAVAAEQSIEEERARIAHDLHDDLGGDFVSIKMAVAQLRKGLEQAGTASDMLNERLAQIDTRVDAALASMHRLIDDLRPAMLDFGIVAAMEWHASEFTRQCGLPCSFTSDISGTDSEADSEADSDADSDADLEGDSDAGSNITLAPHRAMSLFRIFSEALTNAARHAHASQVKAHLTLDGAQLQLTIEDDGTGISAQALQNPQSRGLRGMRHRVLTLGGTLMQQAPTTASGTRLCVRIPLL, from the coding sequence ATGACGCCGCTTTCCTCTGTTTTTACCGACGCCTTGCCGCTCACGCCGGAAGCAGTCGCCGCAGAACAATCGATAGAAGAAGAACGCGCGCGCATTGCTCACGATCTGCACGATGATCTCGGCGGCGATTTCGTGTCCATCAAAATGGCGGTGGCGCAATTGCGCAAGGGCCTGGAGCAAGCAGGAACAGCCTCCGACATGCTGAACGAACGACTGGCGCAAATCGATACCCGGGTCGATGCGGCATTGGCCTCCATGCATCGTCTGATCGATGATTTGCGGCCGGCAATGCTGGATTTCGGCATTGTTGCCGCAATGGAATGGCACGCCTCTGAATTCACGCGTCAATGCGGACTGCCCTGCTCCTTCACCAGCGATATTTCAGGCACCGATTCAGAGGCCGACTCAGAGGCCGACTCAGATGCCGACTCAGATGCCGACTTAGAGGGCGACTCAGACGCCGGTTCAAACATCACCCTCGCGCCGCATCGCGCCATGAGTCTCTTTCGGATTTTCAGCGAAGCGCTGACCAATGCCGCCCGCCACGCCCATGCCAGCCAGGTCAAAGCACACCTGACTCTTGATGGGGCGCAATTGCAGCTCACGATTGAAGACGATGGCACCGGCATTTCGGCGCAGGCGCTGCAAAACCCGCAGTCACGCGGTTTGCGCGGCATGCGGCATCGTGTACTTACGCTTGGTGGCACATTGATGCAACAAGCGCCCACGACAGCGAGTGGAACCCGTCTGTGCGTAAGAATTCCACTCTTATGA
- a CDS encoding hydroxymethylglutaryl-CoA reductase, degradative has protein sequence MSIDSRLPNFRAMDPAQRLDEIVAKVGLNAAERALLADAGGLPLETANGMIENVISKFELPYAVAGYFQINGRDVLVPMVVEEPSVVAAASFMAKLIRESGGFQTSSTGPLMRAQVQIMGLSDPFGARHALLMHRQEIIDIANSRDKVLIGLGGGCKDIEVHVFPDTARGAMVVMHLIVDVRDAMGANTVNTMAEAVAGRVEAITGGKVRLRILSNLADLRLARARVQLSPELLKSKDYSGEEVINGILDAYTFAAVDPYRAATHNKGIMNGIDPVIVATGNDWRAVEAGAHAYACRGGHYTSLTTWELAANGDLVGTIEMPMPVGLVGGATKTHPMAQLSLKILQTTSAQDLAEVAVAVGLAQNLGALRALSTEGIQRGHMALHARNIAIAAGAKGQDVDWVVREMVAVKDVRVDFAVKLLADRQ, from the coding sequence ATGAGCATCGATTCCCGATTACCCAATTTCCGCGCAATGGATCCCGCGCAACGCCTCGACGAAATCGTCGCCAAAGTCGGGCTCAATGCCGCAGAAAGAGCCTTGCTTGCCGACGCCGGCGGATTGCCGCTGGAAACGGCGAACGGCATGATAGAAAACGTGATCAGCAAATTTGAATTGCCGTATGCGGTGGCCGGTTATTTCCAGATTAACGGCCGCGACGTACTGGTGCCTATGGTGGTTGAAGAGCCATCCGTGGTAGCAGCCGCCTCGTTCATGGCAAAACTGATTCGCGAATCGGGCGGTTTTCAAACATCGAGTACCGGCCCTCTGATGCGGGCGCAGGTGCAGATCATGGGGCTGAGCGATCCTTTCGGCGCGCGACATGCCTTGCTCATGCACCGTCAGGAAATCATCGATATTGCCAATAGTCGCGACAAGGTGCTGATCGGTCTGGGCGGCGGTTGCAAGGATATCGAAGTCCATGTTTTTCCCGATACCGCGCGGGGAGCGATGGTTGTCATGCATCTGATTGTGGATGTACGCGATGCGATGGGAGCCAACACGGTCAACACCATGGCCGAAGCTGTTGCCGGACGAGTGGAAGCGATCACCGGCGGTAAAGTGCGGCTGCGTATTCTGTCGAATCTGGCCGATTTGCGGCTGGCGCGTGCCCGGGTGCAGCTCTCGCCGGAATTGCTCAAGAGTAAAGACTACAGCGGCGAAGAAGTCATTAACGGCATTCTCGACGCTTACACATTTGCCGCCGTCGATCCTTACCGCGCAGCGACGCATAACAAGGGCATCATGAATGGCATCGATCCTGTTATCGTCGCTACCGGCAACGACTGGCGTGCAGTGGAAGCCGGCGCGCATGCCTATGCCTGCCGAGGTGGCCACTACACTTCTCTGACGACATGGGAACTGGCAGCCAATGGTGATCTGGTCGGGACCATCGAAATGCCGATGCCGGTCGGACTGGTGGGCGGCGCGACGAAGACGCATCCAATGGCGCAGTTGTCGTTAAAAATATTGCAAACCACCTCCGCGCAGGACCTGGCGGAAGTAGCGGTCGCGGTCGGTCTGGCGCAGAATCTGGGCGCATTGCGCGCATTGTCCACCGAAGGAATCCAGCGCGGTCACATGGCGCTGCATGCGCGCAATATTGCGATTGCCGCCGGTGCCAAAGGTCAGGATGTGGACTGGGTAGTGCGTGAAATGGTGGCGGTGAAAGACGTGCGGGTCGATTTTGCTGTCAAGCTGCTGGCGGATCGTCAATAA
- a CDS encoding response regulator transcription factor translates to MTKKNIASINIIIADDHGVVREGLRQICSDNKDLILVGQADNGLDAIKLCRTAKADVLILDISLPDRTGIEVLKQVKKEFPDLPVLILSIHREDQYAIRSLKAGAAGFLNKQSATEELVTAVRQIAGGRKYVSSSLAQELANQIGQDHEQPAHEMLSDREYQTLIMIASGKTVSDIAAELVLSVKTISMYRARILLKMKLRHNAELTHYAISHQLTE, encoded by the coding sequence ATGACAAAAAAAAATATCGCCAGCATCAACATAATCATCGCCGACGACCATGGTGTCGTGCGCGAAGGTTTGCGACAAATCTGCTCGGACAATAAGGATCTGATACTGGTCGGGCAGGCTGACAACGGCCTCGATGCCATCAAACTATGCCGCACTGCAAAGGCCGATGTTCTGATACTCGACATCAGCCTGCCTGACCGCACCGGGATAGAAGTGCTCAAGCAGGTCAAAAAGGAATTCCCTGATTTGCCGGTGCTCATCCTGTCTATCCACAGGGAAGATCAATACGCCATTCGCTCACTCAAGGCTGGTGCAGCGGGATTTTTAAACAAACAGTCCGCGACGGAAGAGTTGGTAACGGCAGTGCGCCAGATTGCGGGCGGGCGCAAATACGTCAGTTCGTCACTGGCGCAGGAACTGGCCAACCAGATCGGGCAGGATCATGAGCAACCCGCGCACGAAATGCTATCGGATCGGGAATACCAGACGCTGATCATGATTGCCTCAGGCAAAACCGTCAGCGACATTGCCGCCGAGCTGGTGCTGTCCGTCAAGACCATCAGCATGTACCGCGCGCGTATTCTCTTGAAAATGAAACTGCGCCATAACGCGGAGTTAACGCATTACGCGATCAGCCACCAGTTGACCGAATGA
- a CDS encoding GAF domain-containing protein, whose protein sequence is MTQTIADVPPENANELGRDILALLHQNADKASFSALQQRLDALPPDTKNKPLLLHSMQMATTIQARFEQYQQRERGLNAVIETAQDLTAIRDLDHVLQAIVHRARKLMGTDVGYLSVIDREQGDFYVRATDGAFSEKFKRIRVGRDIGICGYVALNKTPYSSSEYRADPRFAHTHPIDAAVTEEGIVSILGVPLLSGAEVIGVLFVGDRYARAYDAWEMSILSTLTAHAAVAIDNARLFQETQVALKQVSDANALLKKQTEGTLIAAEAHEQLTSLVAKGGGLKELCEMVANMLNGDVTVIDEGEQTLHVAGKGLLTDKGEAHAVGSPSQKLLHAHQDSIHAAMMESRIIGRSVAALTTPEEVCRVSAVVGNRGLLGGLIIRTPVELNEVEVRILERSSMVTGVVLLSQERQDDAARQEIPALFRGLLSQPQAKLSRLLEQAARHGLDLTQPFHLAVVQINAERSAYLLRKWQSAGPMRHTLCDAIDDTMVFISSVAVQEELRQFLYQFFSQEIRHPVTGVLSRQETQLAALPASYQSMLRCLSTASALGRSGAIFLEQELSLYAVLFEKRGEADLDAFLSAMLGKLYHADKQRRTELARTLLTYLDKGHNARAAASALGVHINTFRQRLEAIDALIGNWNEAGRALEIHVALRLWKLREDENGINSVTHSETGSEKP, encoded by the coding sequence ATGACGCAAACCATTGCCGATGTGCCGCCAGAAAATGCAAACGAACTCGGAAGAGACATCCTCGCCCTGCTGCACCAGAACGCCGACAAGGCGAGCTTTTCGGCTTTGCAGCAGCGGCTGGACGCATTGCCGCCAGACACGAAAAACAAACCGCTCCTGCTGCACAGCATGCAAATGGCAACGACCATTCAGGCCCGCTTCGAGCAATATCAGCAACGGGAGCGCGGACTCAACGCCGTAATCGAGACCGCACAGGATCTGACCGCCATTCGCGATCTCGATCATGTACTCCAGGCGATTGTTCACCGCGCACGCAAACTGATGGGGACTGATGTTGGCTATCTGTCGGTAATCGACCGGGAACAGGGCGACTTTTACGTGCGCGCAACCGACGGGGCATTTTCAGAAAAATTCAAACGGATACGCGTGGGCCGCGATATCGGCATTTGCGGCTATGTGGCGTTGAACAAGACACCTTACAGTTCCTCCGAATACCGGGCCGATCCCCGTTTTGCGCACACGCATCCGATTGATGCGGCCGTCACTGAAGAAGGCATCGTCTCCATTCTGGGCGTGCCGCTGCTGTCCGGTGCGGAAGTCATTGGCGTGCTGTTTGTCGGCGACCGTTATGCGCGCGCTTACGATGCCTGGGAAATGTCCATCCTCTCGACTCTGACCGCCCACGCCGCAGTCGCCATCGACAATGCGCGTCTGTTTCAGGAAACGCAGGTCGCACTGAAGCAGGTCAGCGACGCCAATGCGCTCCTCAAGAAGCAAACCGAGGGCACCTTGATCGCCGCCGAAGCGCATGAACAACTCACCTCGCTCGTGGCCAAGGGCGGTGGTCTGAAGGAGTTGTGCGAGATGGTGGCGAACATGCTCAACGGCGACGTCACCGTGATTGATGAAGGCGAGCAGACGCTGCATGTGGCGGGCAAAGGCCTGTTGACCGATAAGGGCGAAGCACATGCGGTCGGTTCGCCATCGCAGAAACTATTGCATGCGCACCAGGACAGTATTCATGCGGCCATGATGGAAAGCCGCATCATTGGCCGTTCGGTAGCGGCATTGACGACGCCTGAGGAGGTGTGTCGGGTCTCTGCCGTGGTCGGCAATCGCGGCTTGCTGGGCGGTTTGATTATCCGTACGCCGGTCGAACTCAATGAGGTGGAAGTGCGCATTCTGGAGCGCAGCTCGATGGTCACCGGTGTAGTGCTGCTATCGCAAGAACGTCAGGACGATGCGGCCCGGCAAGAAATTCCGGCGCTGTTCCGTGGTTTGCTCAGCCAGCCGCAAGCGAAACTTTCCCGACTGTTGGAGCAGGCCGCACGTCATGGACTGGATTTAACGCAGCCCTTTCATCTGGCTGTGGTGCAGATCAATGCAGAACGAAGCGCTTATTTACTGAGGAAATGGCAAAGTGCCGGCCCGATGCGGCATACCCTGTGCGATGCGATTGACGACACAATGGTATTCATTTCAAGTGTGGCGGTGCAAGAAGAGCTGCGTCAGTTTCTGTACCAGTTTTTTAGTCAGGAAATACGGCACCCTGTAACCGGCGTTCTCTCGCGGCAAGAAACGCAGCTTGCTGCACTGCCTGCAAGCTATCAGTCGATGTTGCGCTGTCTGTCCACTGCATCGGCGCTCGGGCGCAGCGGCGCGATTTTTCTGGAGCAGGAACTGTCGCTGTATGCAGTCCTGTTTGAAAAACGCGGTGAAGCCGATCTCGATGCCTTTTTATCGGCCATGCTCGGCAAGCTGTACCACGCCGATAAACAGCGTCGCACCGAACTTGCCCGCACGCTGCTTACTTATCTGGATAAAGGGCATAACGCCCGCGCCGCAGCCAGTGCCTTGGGAGTCCATATCAATACCTTTCGCCAGCGGCTGGAGGCGATCGATGCACTCATCGGCAACTGGAATGAGGCTGGTCGCGCATTGGAAATCCATGTCGCTTTGCGGCTATGGAAATTACGCGAAGATGAAAATGGGATCAATAGCGTGACCCACAGCGAAACCGGCAGCGAGAAGCCATGA